The sequence below is a genomic window from Armatimonadota bacterium.
TTCGGCATATTCTCCTGCACCTGAAGCAGGACCGGATCGCCGAACCGGCGGAGCCGAATCGTCTCCTCGATCATCGAAATGAGGTCGCCCGCCTCCAATTCTCGAATCTCGATATCCGCGTCGCGGACGACGCGGAAAAGGTAGGCGCCGCGAATCGTCAGTCCCGGAAAGAAGCTCTGAATATTGCGAATGATCAGGTCTTCCAGAAAAACGTAGTCGTACCGCTTCGGCGTCAGCCGGATCGCCCGCTGAATAACCGTCGGCACCTTGAGCCGGGCTAGTCGCGGCTCCTCGCCCGGCTTGCCGATTTCCACCACGATGTTGAGAGAGCGATTGGAGATGAACGGCACCGACACGGCCGGATACAGAACCAGCGGGGTGCAGAGCGGGAAGACTTCGCGCGTGAAAAAGTCGTCGAGTTCGTGCAGTTTCTCCGCACGAATGCTCCGCAGATTTCGAAGGTGGATGGCCGCCTTGTCGAGTTGAGGCAGGATGTCCTCAACAAAGATCCTCGCCGCTTTTTGGCGCAATGGAATGGCGCGCTCGGCGATAGCTTCCAACTGTTCGCGCGGCGTCAGGCCATCGGGTGAGAGGGTTTCGATTCCCGACCCGACCTGCTCAATGAGGCCGGAGACACGGACCATGTAAAACTCGTCGAAGTTAGAGTCGAAAATCGAAAGGAATTTCAGACGCTCCAGCAGGGGGTTCGACGGGTTGGTGGCTTCGCATAGCACTCGCTCATTGAAGTTCAGCCAAGATAATTCGCGATTGAGAAAGCGAGAATCCGGGTCGGCCTGCGCCTTCTTTCGTCCTTCCTTACTCACGCGCTAATCCTGCCCGCTGCCATCTCCAGAATCGCGCCTTCGCGCACCCCAAATTCGCTGACCACACATTCTTCTACACCAAAGCGCTCCATGAGCGCAAGGTAGACCAGGCAGCCGGGCAACAGCGTTCCCGCGCGCTTGGGCTTCACTGCAAAGCGGGAGGAGATGCGATCGGTCGAGAGGCTCTCGACCACGCGGAGCAGATATTCAAGTTCAAATCGATGCAGAACTTTCTCTCCGTCCGGATGCAGGGCCCGCCACAAACCCCGCCCTACGCCACCAGAAATCACCGCGACTTTCGACTGGTGTTCCAATGGGCAATCCTTCAAGCGGCGATTGATGTAGGTCTGCGCCGCCTTCATCGCATAGGCTGGACAAGGGTTCGCGAGACCGGTTTCTGCCATGACCCGCCCCGTACCCATGGGTAATGAAACCTGCTCCAAAATCTTATCATCGTCGATGAGGGCGATCTGCGCGCTTCCTCCGCCCACTTCAAAAAGGATTTCTGCGCCGATGTTCCGCGTATCGAGCAACACCCCGCGGAAGCTCAATTGAGCCTCGGTTTCCGGACTGATCACTTCGACCTTAACCCCGGTTTCCTTCTGAATCTTGTCAAGAACGCTCCGATGATTGCGCGCCATTCGGGTTCCTTCTGTAGCAAAGACGTAGAACCCGGACACTTTTTTGCTCGTCGCCACTCTTTTGAACTCTTTCATGGCGAGTATTAACATTTCCGTAACATCTTTCGGAATCTCGCCATGCCGCGTCACCACCTCACCGAGGGGGATCCACTCGTTCAGGTTGTCGACACGCATGACCAGTTCTCCGTCCGTTGCGGCCACCAATAAGTGGGCCGTATTGCTTCCGATATCCGCCGCGGCGTAGGTTCGAACCATTGACAATTAATGGTTGCATAATCAGACATGCCATATAGCCTTTTGACGAAAGCAATTCGCTACGCCACCGAAAAGCACGCTGACGACTATCGAGAGGGTGATCATGGCCTGCCGTACATCACCCATCCGGTCGAGGTTTGCACCCTCCTTCGGTACGTTGGCGGAGTGGTCGACGAGGACTTGCTGTGCGCCGCCGCCCTGCACGATGTTCTCGAAGAAACGGCAACCGAAGCCGAGGAGATCGACTCTTTGTTCGGATTACGAATTAAAGAACTTGTGGTTGAGCTAACTCGAACCGAGCCGACTGCGGCAGAAATCGAAGGAATGTCCAAGAAAGATGTGTGGCAACTGCGTGCGAACATGCTCCTCTCCGAAATTGAGAAAATGAGTTCAGACGCTCAGTCGGTCAAGCTCGCGGATCGGCTCGCCAATGTTCGTCAATCCAAGATCACGCGCACGGGCGATAAGCATGAGCGATATGTTCGGCAGACGAAACGAATCCTAGAAATCGTTCCTAAGGCCATTAATCCGAGCCTGTGGAAGGCCATCCGGGCCGAAATCGAATAAATTCGGAACTTTCGTCTTCAACTATCTTTTGCTTTTGATTGCGTGCCAATATTATTGGAGACCCATTCCAATTCCAAGAAGTGGGGATAACAACATGGAACCAAGCAGTACCAACTAGGATCGCTCGCATTCGTGGCGGTCCGTTACCAAAAACAGGAGAACCGTCATGAGAACCGATGAGCAGGCCTTAGTAGACCGCCTTCCTAACCTTGCGCAGGAAGAGGACAAGTACAAAGTTCGAGAGCAACTCGAAAACGTGCGTCCAGAAGATTTAGCGGACGCCATTCAACGCAGCGATTTTGAAATTGGGCTGGCGATTTTGCGCAAGCTCGACGCGGAGACGGCCGCTTACGTGTTGGTCGAACTCCCCGACGACACCTCGCGCTCGATCATCGCCGAGCTGCCCGATACCACCGTCGCCCACTACCTCGACATCCTTCCGATGGACGACGCGCTCGATCTTCGAGATAGTTTGTCTACCGAACGATTCGAGGCGCTTCTTCACGTCATTCCTGACCAAGACGCCCAAGAAATTCGTCGCCTTCTGAGCTACCCCGAAAACTCGGCGGGTCAGTTGATGACCGAAGACTACGTCGAGGTTGCTCCGACGGATACGATGAGCGATGTCTTGAATTTAATTCGGAATACGAACGATGAAGAATTCGAGACGGTCAACTACATTTACGTCCTCAGCGAGGATCGGCACCTCCTCGGATTGCTCACGCTGAAGCGGGTTATCCGGG
It includes:
- a CDS encoding HD domain-containing protein, with translation MPYSLLTKAIRYATEKHADDYREGDHGLPYITHPVEVCTLLRYVGGVVDEDLLCAAALHDVLEETATEAEEIDSLFGLRIKELVVELTRTEPTAAEIEGMSKKDVWQLRANMLLSEIEKMSSDAQSVKLADRLANVRQSKITRTGDKHERYVRQTKRILEIVPKAINPSLWKAIRAEIE